The sequence GAAGAAGTGGCTGCCGCGGAAGAAAAGGCAGAACAAGCCGAAACGGTAGAAACCGCCCCAAAAGAAGAAATTCAAACCGAAAGCGATAAATTTAAGACTCCGGCAGAAAGAGAACTCGAAAACAGGAAAAAAGGCTTAAAAATTGTCGGCAAAATAGAACTCGAAAAAGACAAGAAAAAAGAAAAAGAAGAAAAAGCCCAATCCGAAAAACAAACAGAGCCTCATGTAGTGCTCGAGGACAAAAAACCCAAAACTGCCGACGAGACAGCCGGCGAACCGGCTAAAAAGAAAAAGAAGAAAAAATTAAAAGCCAAGAGTAAAGGAAAAGAAGACAAAGTTGAAGAAGTTGTTTCGAAGAAAAAACGAAAGCTCAAAAAACTTCAGGTTGACAAAAAGGAAGTCGAAGAGGCGATTAAACGAACTATGATGAGTTTGGACGATTCGTCCGTATCGGAACGCGCTTCGCTCAGGAAAAAGAAAAAGAAAGAAAAGCAGGAACAACTCGAAAGAATTATCGAACAGAAAGAGCTCGAACAGAAAAAACTAAAAGTTGCCGAATATATTGCCGTCGGCGAACTGGCAAATTTAATGGGCGTTTCGGTTAACGAAGTGATTCAAAAATGCATCGGACTCGGTCTTATGGTTTCTATTAATCAGCGACTCGATTTCGAGACGATAGAACTGATCGCGTCGGATTTCGGATTCGAAGTGGAACTTGAAGAAGAGTATCTGAGCGATTTAATCGAAGAAGAGGACGATCCGGGAGAATCATTAAAACCGCGTCCGCCGGTCGTTACGATAATGGGACACGTGGATCACGGTAAAACATCGTTGCTCGATTTTATCAGAAGAACAAATGTAGTAGCCGGCGAGGCGGGCGGCATCACTCAGCATATCGGCGCTTACAAAGTAGCTCTGGAAGACGGTAAAGAAATTACATTTCTCGATACTCCCGGTCACGAAGCTTTTACAGCCATGCGCGCAAGAGGAGCTCAAATTACGGATATCGTAGTTTTGGTTGTGGCAGCCGACGATGCGGTTATGCCGCAGACTGTCGAAGCAATTAATCACGCCCTTGCAGCCAACGTTTCGATTATCGTGGCAATAAATAAAATTGACAAACCGAACGCAAATACGGAAAAAATTAAGCAGCAACTTGCCGAAAGAAACGTCCTTGTAGAAGATTGGGGCGGCAAATATCAGTGTGTGGAACTTTCGGCCAAAACGGGCAAAAACGTCGACCTTCTGCTCGAAAAAATATTGCTCGAAGCTGAAATGCTCGACTTGAAAGCAAATCCCGACAGACCTGCTCGAGGCGCGGTTATCGAATCGCAGCTCGATAAAGGAAGAGGAATTACCGCTACAATCCTTGTTCAAAAAGGCACGCTCAGAATTAGCGATCCGTTTGTGGCGGGCACTGCATACGGAAGGGTTCGCGCAATGTTCGACGAAAGAGGAAATAAAGTTAAAGAAGCTCCTCCCTCAACGCCGGTTCTTGTTCTCGGATTCGAATCGACGCCTCAGGCGGGCGATACTTTTGCAGTGGTCGAATCGGAAAGGGAAGCGCGAGAAATCAGCATTAAAAGAATGCAGATTAAGCGGGAGCAGGAGCACCGTCAAGTGCGCCACATGACGCTCGAAGAAATTGCAAATCAAATATCGTCTGGCGGCATAAAAGAATTACCGATTATTGTAAAAGGCGACGTGGACGGTTCGGTCGAAGCTCTTTCGGACGCTCTTATGAAACTTTCTAACGACGAAGTCTCGGTAAAAGTTATCCACAAAGGAGTCGGCGCAATCTCCGAAGGGGACGTGCTGCTGGCGGCGGCTTCGGGCGCCATCATTATCGGTTTCCACGTGCGTCCCAACAGCAATGCGCGTAAGCTGGCAGAAACAGAGAAAGTGGACATCAGGCTTTATAATATTATTTACGATGCTATTAATGCAGTCAAGTCGGCTCTCGAAGGACTCCTGTCGCCGGTGGTATCCGAAGAATTGGTCGGCGCTGCTGAAGTACGACAGGTATTCAAAGTGCCCAAAGTCGGAACGGTTGCCGGTTGTTACGTAACAGACGGTAAAATAACCCGAAACGGCAAAGTAAGACTTTACAGAGACGGTATAGCGATTTACGAAGGTCAACTCGAATCTCTCAAGCGTTTCAAAGACGACGTTAGAGAAGTCGAAAAAGGATTCGAATGCGGTCTAAATATTGCCAACTTTAATGATATTAAAGTGGGCGATGTTGTAGAAGTTTATAAAACTGTCGAAACTAAGAAAACGCTGAGCTGATATGAGTTCTTTCAGGATAGATAAAGTTGCAAGCATGATTAAAGAGGAACTGAGTCTTATCTTTTTGCACAAAATCCAGGACCCGAGTCTCAGTTTGATTACAATTACGAGCGTTAAGTTGAGTCCCGACTTAAAACTCTCGAAAGTATATTTG comes from Melioribacter roseus P3M-2 and encodes:
- the infB gene encoding translation initiation factor IF-2, with the translated sequence MKKKNKKFRYSNAGSKKEKLRIYKFASEYNLPTEQIIEFLQKKGYEVKNHMSILSDEMESDVREHFKKDIEKAEQHYKKISEFQKKRSGGEEPKREEKSEAETKEEPRIVELPESEEKQDKTDTEEVLETQTEEVAAAEEKAEQAETVETAPKEEIQTESDKFKTPAERELENRKKGLKIVGKIELEKDKKKEKEEKAQSEKQTEPHVVLEDKKPKTADETAGEPAKKKKKKKLKAKSKGKEDKVEEVVSKKKRKLKKLQVDKKEVEEAIKRTMMSLDDSSVSERASLRKKKKKEKQEQLERIIEQKELEQKKLKVAEYIAVGELANLMGVSVNEVIQKCIGLGLMVSINQRLDFETIELIASDFGFEVELEEEYLSDLIEEEDDPGESLKPRPPVVTIMGHVDHGKTSLLDFIRRTNVVAGEAGGITQHIGAYKVALEDGKEITFLDTPGHEAFTAMRARGAQITDIVVLVVAADDAVMPQTVEAINHALAANVSIIVAINKIDKPNANTEKIKQQLAERNVLVEDWGGKYQCVELSAKTGKNVDLLLEKILLEAEMLDLKANPDRPARGAVIESQLDKGRGITATILVQKGTLRISDPFVAGTAYGRVRAMFDERGNKVKEAPPSTPVLVLGFESTPQAGDTFAVVESEREAREISIKRMQIKREQEHRQVRHMTLEEIANQISSGGIKELPIIVKGDVDGSVEALSDALMKLSNDEVSVKVIHKGVGAISEGDVLLAAASGAIIIGFHVRPNSNARKLAETEKVDIRLYNIIYDAINAVKSALEGLLSPVVSEELVGAAEVRQVFKVPKVGTVAGCYVTDGKITRNGKVRLYRDGIAIYEGQLESLKRFKDDVREVEKGFECGLNIANFNDIKVGDVVEVYKTVETKKTLS